TCTACCATATGCGTAAGCTTGCTCTCATACAGCAGAGGAATGTCCATAAAGACGATCTCGGCTCCATTCGCTTCTGCTGTTTCGGCCTCTTCCCGCATGACGCGGCGTACCTCGGGATGGACGATGGCGTTCAGCTTTTGACGCTCGGACTCGTCCGAAAATACGATCTCACCTAGTTTTTTCCGATCAATCTGACCATCTTCCAATAGGATTTCTCTTCCAAAATGGCGCACGATCGCTTCATAGGCCAGTTTACCTGGTTCTACGACCTCTCTGGCGATTTGGTCAGCGTCAATGACAGGAATTCCGCGCTCTCGAAGCATACCTGTCACTGTGCTTTTCCCA
This genomic stretch from Brevibacillus sp. DP1.3A harbors:
- the coaE gene encoding dephospho-CoA kinase (Dephospho-CoA kinase (CoaE) performs the final step in coenzyme A biosynthesis.) encodes the protein MGMILGLTGGIATGKSTVTGMLRERGIPVIDADQIAREVVEPGKLAYEAIVRHFGREILLEDGQIDRKKLGEIVFSDESERQKLNAIVHPEVRRVMREEAETAEANGAEIVFMDIPLLYESKLTHMVEKIVVVYAPYEMQLARMLERDELEEEQARKRLRAQFPIDQKKQGADFLIDNSGSREETERQVEAVLAAIRSERQS